The sequence TTATTATTTGTCTAAGGGCTAAGacatttcctaaaacagctgggcactgcGGTTTTTAAGTTGTGGACTATTTTCTAGTGGATGAAACAGCAAGACAGGATATATgagatttaatttaaatatataaattaaatagtaTATTAgtataatagtgtgtgtgtgtatataaagtgtttttaatagtttcagGAGCAAAGGAGCTTTGTATAGACAGACACAAGGATTAATTCATTgctggtttagtttttttcatgtgatttattgacataaaaaaaaatcaccagcCTTACCTTTTCAACATTTGCCATGTTTCCATCCAAATTTTGCACACATATTAAACgaaaattcacaaacaaaatttcagaatatctgcaaaataaaatgcaaataaatgtgTCCACTACTGCTATGTGAATATTGGGAGTAACAGGTGGTGGTGCTAATCCCTCAGTCGGGAGTCATTAAATCATCCCTGAAGAAGAGGTTGCAGCAAGATGACGTAATTAAAAGAATGCCAGTCAAACCTCTAACTTAAAAGACATAATAGATTAGTTACATATTATCATCATAACCAATGTGATATTGATTTataacagttttgttgttgtgtgtaatTTTGAgttatattttatgttaatgttaagtTATCTGTGTAATATTTTAAGTTGCTCCCTgttatgtatgtttatgtgctggtgtctctctcttctgttttttgttattcATTCGTTGTTGTTCTTGCGTTTGGGCAGTTTACCGAGTAACAGGTGTGTGTTTCAGGAATGTGTTGGGCATCATCACAAAGAAGAATATATTAGAGCATCTGGAGGAGCTCAAGCAGCACACGGAGCCCTTGGTGACTAGCCCCCGCCCCTTTACACATGTGACTCCTCCCCCCACTTTCGCACCTGTCTCTTACAGCTGGAACACACCGCACGCGTAAGCGTCGCATATAGCAGCGTAGCGCAGCTATTTTTATTTCGGCGCCAATGTTATCCAATTTGTCTGGCCACACTGTGAGCATAGTGTCCGAGTAAGCCTGCACGCTGCAGCGATATTTTTGGCGATACGATGTGTCAAGCCAGGCAGGTAACCACACACAGGAGGACCACAGTGCAGGcagatattttacaaaaataaacacatttcggATGGGTTcggatggacacacacacacaagcacacacacacacacatacaattacCACAGTTTCCCCACCCATTCTGTCTCTTTCAGAGAGATAGAGGGAGGGACAAACGTGACCGCCGCACGGAAATTTGCGCCCAGTTTGAATGGCCAGGCGCACGTATCTAGACTACGCGACACTTGCACGCGCGGTGTGTTCCAGCTGTTAGGCTCTGTCTCTTAAAAGGGCTGCATGAAACTTGGTGTGAAAAACTGTTGACAGTTCCCGGCTAAACATTAAGCCTTCCTTTTTTTATCTTCTCTCACTTACTGTTGGCACTTCACCTCTCATCTTTAGATAAACCTCCATCTTCATTGCTGGTAGCAGTTGTCGTTTTGTAGTCATTGTATATAGAAGTgctttcttgtgtttttctgggtcctGTAATGTTGGACCTCTATGGGAACTGTCACCCACATCACTTGAGAGCCCCTTTCAGACATGTGCTTAATTACAGAAATAGGCCGACAATTTAACATGTTGatgttaaagttatttttttactgtaaaagtTGTAACACGTCCGTAAAATTTCTCAGCTAAGCTGAATTGAATGCCGTCAAATAAAGGCTAAATGCTCACCATAAATTAACCTACAGAgattttaaatgtcttgttccACACTCTAGGAACACTGTAATAAAAGAATCCTAATCATCATCTTATACACTAAACTTTGATGCTTCACTTTTAAGCCAACGTGGATAAAAGACCTAAGAGGGCTATTGACAAAACCATAAAAGCTACTGAGCTCGCATGCCAACACATGCAGATGAAGCTCCAAAGAAAAGCGATTAAGAGAACCTTGAGTTGCAACAGTTTTGTCAAGCTACCATTGTCCAGGTCAAGATTATAATGAAATATGTTTAGTGAGCCATGAAACACTGTGATTGAGCCAGTTTTAATAGGTTGTAAAGAATTTCTGTTGTCAGATCACTctttaaaaaactgtattcTTTGATATTTCTTCCCCTTGTGGTTGAAAAGGTTTACTCACAGCATGTCAGCAAATTGAGCACTGTCTACTTGCAGGCTATAAAACAAGCTGAGGCGAGCTTCCTGAACCATTAATTAATTAGGACATGTTTTAATTAACAATCTTtcaaaataagttttaaaataGACCACTTCTCTTCCTTCATATCATTACAGTAGCCATTATGGGCCATTTATGTAAATGAGGTCTAATTAACGTTCTAAAAAAAGTCGATCAGTTTTGAAGTTGTGAAGTGACACAGCCACATACTTTGAAAttattttgacacatttcacaagCTCAACATCCTTATTTAGTCCTTTACTATATAAATATCAAAAAGCTATTAGTTTAACAGATAGATGAAGCCAGCACTGTTAACCGTTACCATGTCTGAAAAGGGCTCTGTAGACTCCCAGAGTCAGTGTAGCGTCAATCAAACTGCAGTTATACCTTCTGCAGCTCTGCTTAGTGTTAGTGTGTCAGTTGCATTGTGCatacatcttgttttttttctgatttatagTAACTACATAGCTTAGATGTTTTTTGATATTGTTTCCGGTTACATGCTGTATAATTGCGATTCAACAGTAGATCCATTTCTCAGCATGTCTGCAGTCATGTAACCATGATGCCTGATGTGTGTTTCCCATCTTCCTCTCCCAACAGTagtttgtcatttcattttgagGATTAACCCACCTTTTAATTTTCTACCTTCATTAACAACtgctttttgttcttcttttttgttttgtttttgaaacccCTCCCCTCTCGACCCTACCGTTTCGCCCTGGGTCTCCACAGATTGACGACATCTGAACCATCGCCTTAACAACCACTTGGCGAGTAGCTAGCCGCCTCGAGAGAGCAGACCACCATTGTTTCAATACTTGTTAGAGGGTGGTGTTTAGTTCAAAGTAGGGAGGGCAAAAGAGCTCTCTAGTGCTATGATTCATTCCCATATTTCCCTCATTCTGTAGTGCTAGTGAGCGCTGTGGTGCAGTGACGTTGTTGTGTTGCTTGATGCTGGTAGTCACCAGGCTAGTTAGCGTGTGGTGATAAAATGACCTTAATACGTAGTTACTAATCCCAAGCTGTAACCTGCCAGTGTTTCCTCTTAGCCAGCTGTGTCCGGTTCTCTTCAGGAGAGTTAACCAATTTATGTTCTAAACAACAGTATCTCTCTCTATGCTTTCTATACACTGAGTCTCTATACACTCAGCAGTAAAtggattaaacaaagaaaatattggagagagagagaggaaaagagaataAACCAAAGAgtaatacaaaatgtattattgcaaaatatataaaagggtttaaaaaaacaatacaagaaATACAAGAATTACTGTAGATATAGAAACTACATGACGTttaataggggtgggaatcacctgATACGATattatcacaatacttatgcctaaatacaatattattgcgattttaaacatattgcaatagtctccgatatattgcaatttgaaaccttttttccaacttctaatttttactcaatttcaaatgatgtccccaaaaggaaaNNNNNNNNNNatctgttttatctaaaaagatacattttgtattggtcagtttgtaCATATTACTTCAATATTATTGCTACAAAATGGGATATTCAAGCAgaaaaactgaccaacacatatataataaaagatcgatacttggcttCTGTGTATTGAtccagtattgccactgaaaatattgcaatactatgctgtatcgattttctttttttcttttttttttccctcacccCTAACGTTATAAGTAAATGTACCTTTCTTAGACATAGACAATGTGGCTctacaaacacagaaatatgttgttcatattttgtcaattattattttgtctttttaggGGAGTCACTAATCTAAAATAACCAACTGTCTAGAGGAgatagtttacatttttatatcacATTCTCACTTGGGTGCCATACTAAAAACGCCAATACTAACACTCTTAACCAACGTATAATGGATTCAGTTGTTGGTACCTTTTTTTTTGATGGTTGCTGAGGCATTCTGGGAAATCTAGGAAAATGTAGCTCCTGTAGAAGTTGACTTCAAtgcacacaatgtaacactacTGAGCTTTCTTCACCTGGATCAAACACGTCAAACAGCTCTGGACACTGCTGGCTTACAGGGAACATTGCCTCNNNNNNNNNNNccccccccccccccccccccccccacacacttgACCCTTATTGCACTCTAATCTGTAGTTGGTATCTCTAGCATCTAcgactgtttttgtttatttcaatgcTTTAAAATTAACAAGGCCGTCGTAGATTTCAGCAGCTCTTTGGGGGAAACCCAGGTCTGATCTGTGTTTGATGGTAGCTGTAGTTCTAATACCTCTTACAGGTCCTATCACTCTTCTCACTCAGactcaaatgtttgttttcactCATTTTTGGTGCACTTTATTTGCCTGTTTAGGGTTCAAATGAAGCTTAAATCTCTCACTAACAACACTTAAACTCCCAGAGTCCAAATGACcgtgttaaaaacaaacctcgGCTTTCTTGGACCCAGCTCTGCAGCAGATGGACAGCTTCTCCTCACTGCTATCAGCTGTTTTGGCTCCCGATCCTTTTCTTCACTTGACCTCAGACTACTTTCACAGCTGAATTCAAGAGCGCAAGTATGATGTTGTCATCTGGCAAATCAAAGCAATTTTACATTTACCCTTAGCCTGCGATGTGCTCTTGAATCAGCAGGAGTAACCTTGACTAACAGAATGTTTAGAGACGCTCGACCAGGTAAATGTGCACCATagtagagaggaggaggaggaggcagctCCGTCACATGACTCAGAAATTCTACCATCACTATGGAAGTCTTAAGTGTCTAATCATGGCTATCTCTACTggttttatatacattttaactttaaaaaggaagaaaatggaATAAAGAACACAGAGTGAAGAAATGTAGAGGCTGTGAAATTGTTTTACATAGAAAAGAATCttaggattgtgtgtgtgtgtgtgtgtgtgtgtgtgtgtgtgtgtgtgtgtgtgtgtgtgtgggtgttgtgtgtgtgttgtgtggtgtgtgtgtgtgtgtgtgtgtgtgtgtgtgtgtgtgtgtgtgtgtgtgtgtacacaaattCAGCAAGGCAACGCAAAGTGctttatagaaaataaaagagcaattcaaatcaaaacatttttgaatagaatagaataagaTGGGTatcaaatacaagaataaaagtcagtgcagtgtaagaaatgaaCAGATACTTGATTTATTAAAAGCATGCATGAAATCCGTAGTTTAAATCAGCAGATAATTGATGAACATTTTTGGCACAACTAATTAATAATTTGATCCAtgctgtgcgtgtgcgtgtgcatcccccatttttaaatgatttctgACTTGTTTGACAGTCCCCTCGTCTCCTCCTTCTCAGAGGTTCTAACTCTTTTCCATATCCTGTTCACTACTTCCTGTCTCCTTGTAGGATCCAGTTTTTCCTTCTCACCAGCTCTTTGGACCGATAACATAAAACAGTGGGGTCAGTGTCCGAAATAACACCCTCCTTTCTGGTAGAGGGTGCTGTTTCAGACCTGCtttcatcccttttttcctCTGGTTACACACTCCCTGTTTTCCTCCTGCTGACTTTTGCTTTCTCAGGGACCAGTGTTTTTGTTGGCTTTTTACTCAATGtccagaaatgtattttatgaTTCTAATAAACCCAAATAGAATCCAACTAAAGTCATGTGCATTTGTCTTTAATGACTTTCTTGTTATTTGAACAAAACTTGCCAACAAAAACATGATGTTGTTATCTCTCCTTCACTCCAAACCAGCAGCACCTCCTCActtcttttaacattttcttctctcactttccttcctcttcctttgtctcCCTCTGCAGGCGGCTTCTTGGtattatcacaaaaaaagatatccTTCGTCACATGGCTCAAATGGCAAACCTAGATCCCGAGTCCATCATGTTCAACTGATCCGATCCTTCCAGGACGcccgggggggagggggagacgACAGCGAGGAGGAGGTGCACCTCCTGGACGGCTCCAATCTCTGACATTTGGACcccgtttttttatttttagtttccaGCTGTAGACCCCTAACCTCGCAGACCGACTGTGGTTCCCAGAGACTTAGCGGCCATGAGAGGGAAAAGACACGATAAACGACTTTGTTATTCTGGCTTCTGTGGACATGGAGGTCACGGGTTGAAGACACACACAAGTGAAGTACAAAATCCCCAAAACGCCCACTTTTGCATTGCAGacaccacatacatacatacatacatgcatgctcTCTCTTCACATACACATAACCTGTAAAGATTTACCCCTTTGCACTCTTCATGTGCCTCACCCTTGTCCTGTCTCCGCTGAGGTCGTGGTAGACGTTGCCTGGCAGTGGACAGAGGTCAGAATGAACCGCTGATGAGGGACGCGATGAGGGACCTTAAACCTCCAGGCTTCCGTTCAGATAACTCACTTTCCTCCCCCActgcacacacacctgtgtgtgtgtgtgtgtgtgtgtgtgtgtgtgtgtgtgtgtgtgtgtgtgtgtggggtgtgtgtgtgtgtgtgggtgtgtgtgtgtgtgtgtgtgtgtgtgtgtgtgtgtgtgtgtgttgtggtgtgtgtgtgtgtgtgtgtgtgtgtgtgtgtgtgtgtgtgtgtgtggtgtgtgtgggtgtgtgtgtgtgtgtgtgtgtgtgtgtgtgtgtgtgtgtgtgtgtgtgtgtgtccctagCAGCACTACATTCCAGTCAGGTTACCATGGGAACAGAGGACGTGCACCTGCAAAAAGCCACGATCACATTTTGGTCTatatgaggtgtgtgtgtgtgggagagaggcATAGATGGGGACTGTATTTTAAGAACTTTCAGATGGAAAtgagtgtgttttcttttctttaccagttgtagctgtgtgtgtgcgtgcgtcacAGGTCGAGTGTGTCtgtaaaggaaaacaaaaagaaagtgtCCATGTTGAGTTCTTCTGTGTACTGTTAgggtacacaaaatatataaaatttcCTTTTTCTTGTCAAACTATTACTCTTGCCACTTTTAGACTATTGATCTTGCTATAATCAATTAGGTTTTTACGACttcaagcaaaacaaaactgtgaaTCTGCACTGTTTGAAGTGATCGGTTGATTGGAGAAGGATGGTGTTAATGCTACATGGTgacttcttgttttctttttctgaaatcTGTCCACTTCTTTGGGTAAGAACATTGTATATTTTcaaacaaactatttttttcggTATATATTATTTTTCCATTAGTTTATCAGAGGAAAGAAACACTCCATACATCTTTGGAAGCAGGAACCTACTGTGCTCAACGAAAACCTAACTGGAAATGACAAATAAGCTAAAGAGATTTTCATATTGTCCACATCACACTCTGATTAAAGAGTATTTGCAACAGTTGATAGTGTGTGCCAGATGTCTGAAGGTTGAGGCATCTGATCAGTTGAGATGTTGATATTTTGACACCTTAACatgatttaaaatgacaaaatacagGAAATCAAAACCAGTACAAAAAAGGTCACGAAAGAACCAACAATcgttggatgtttttttttgttttttttattactcaaGGCCAAGTTTGGTCAAATAACCCAAGTTAATGTCtctaaattgcttgttttgtcttcccaccagtccaaaacacaaacatattggAGTCATAATGATATGAAACTGAGTAAAGCtgtaaatcctcacattttagaatcTGGGGCCAGCAAATATCTGCTTTATACTACTTTTGCTGCACAAACCCACCAGCACAACATACGAAAGACCACTGATTCAGTACTGAACCTTTTAATTTCAAGCTGAAAATAAGTTAATTTTGTGTGAAAAATGgcccagtccccccccccccccccccattctcaTATCATGTCCTGTCAACCAACTCACGACCCACGTCAAGAACCACTGCTGTTAGCTACACACGCATCCAGCCACATCTGCACGCTGCTTTTAGTGATAGCAGGTTGTGCTCTTACTTGTCCAGTTTTGCTACATCTGTAGAAGTAACACCTGCTACTCCACCTGCCTTTCCCTTTTTGTCCTTGGAACATGTAACGTGTTGTGATCCTTTTGAAGTGCAAACGATAAAGGGAAATGAAGGGAAGGAGTCAGTCAAGTGGGGACAAACGGTAGCACTTTACTTGTAgagtggtgcgtgcgtgcgtgcgtgtgtgtgtgtgtgaggaaggTCGGGTTCATCCCATATACTTGTTTCCGTTGCAGCTCCTGCTGTCGAAAGGCAGCAGAGCGTCGTCTTTGTTAACCAGTGGTGTTGCCTAACATTGTATTTCATACGGAtctcaatgttttcttttttttaatttatggttAGTGTCGATAGAGTTGTGCATTATGAAGAATTTTACGTATGATTACATTGATTGTTTGATTGtacatttaagacaaaatatGTAAAGattaaattttgttttaaattaaaaggaaCAAAAAGATTCAAGTTACACAGGGTGGTGGTCGTGGTGCTTATTTGGGGGTTTAttcctgtcatttttttccacagctTGATTTCACTCTGGATTCTCTGCActttacaaaatataatttcttgagttttttgtttttttttcttttgccaaaGAAATTTCTACTCGAGGCCCACTTGCTTGTTTGGCGCTTCTAACCAGATTTTGCAGTCTTCATTAGCAAATAAAGTTTGCTGCTGTTTCTAAGGTCAAGAATGAAATGTTCAGCTCAAAATTTAAGCCACACATGGATGAAAAGTCTTAAAAGTGCAATTATAACTGACTGTGTGATCAAAAGCTCCAGAAAAAGTGAGTAAGGGGACCTTTGGTGCTGTGCATATTGTGCTGACTGCTGTTTTAAGGACTGTCAACTCTGTGTTCTCAAATGTTAAATTGGTCTTAACACCAATCAGCTGCACATAAACTGCTATAATTAATAGCAGAATTATCATAATTTTGAAGGAAACATTTGatgaaaagaataaataaacatgattcAGAATCTGACAAGTTTTGATTCATGGGgctacaaacacatttttggttGGTGCTCGAACCGTAATCGGCCACTCGCAAGTCCCAGCACTTTATGGAAATGCAATACGTAACCACCGGAGTAAATCTTTAATGGTGAACTCCTCTTGCACAAGTATGGGGCAACAAACTACTCTTCTACTCTTTCAAATCAAAAAGCCTTTATCTTCCTAATTGGTCATTGGTTTACAGTTTAAAATCCATATTTAAAGGAAATTCTTCACATTAAGTAAGAGCAGTCTTTGACTAAGAGCTTTACTGCAGGGCTTCTGTGTCATAAGGTTTCACATTCTGTATTCATGAACGCAGTACATCACACTAGGTGGTTTTCTTCTGGTTTTTAGTCGATTCAGTCTGTCTGCATCACCGTTAGCGTTAACAGTGGCTTTACTGTTAGCACCCAGGGGTGGGAGTGGATTAGGAGAGGTTTTGGATTGAGTCCGGGGAAAGTGATAGGAGCCTCACATTTCCCAAACACAGACTAgcctttgtaaaaaaataaaaaaataaaaaatccactTTGTTTTCTGAGTTTAAAAGTAGCTCAGAGACATGACAGTGGCTGAGTGTCTGAGAGTTGGACTGCTCCATGTCCTCTCCTCGTGTCCTGTTCAGGACATAAATCATTCATGGCCCGGTCTGAACCtgagacatttctttttttttgttcacctGCCGGCTTCAGTAAGCTTCCACTGCTTCTGCTTTGAGAAGAACAAATGGGATTGCCACTCCTGATTCCATATTAAATTCACACATTAACAATCTTTGGTGTAGTTAGAGAGGTTTTGGAAAGAATCTTTGTTATTCTAATGGCATTCCTTTCAACAACGGGGTGTATGTGGTATAGTGGGAAAATGTCAGTGTACACTTGGTATCACAGAAATTGTAGTGCCAGCTTTATCTGGAGTTTTAAAGCAGACATTTTCCCTGCATGTCTAAAGTCAGAGTGTAACGTTACATTTTTTGGACAATTACTCAGATAATTCAGTCtactttactctttttttttttcaagcaaacaGCTTCATTATTCGAGACAGGTTTCCAGTTCTGTCAGCAGATCCATGTCCTCCTCCTCACCTTTATCACATCAGAAGACGAGCTTGTAACCGTGGCTCCATGCCCAATGACCAAGGTGAACCTAGGTGAGCTAAGTGAGCTGTAGGCTACAACTTaagtcgtgttttttttttggcctatatttgtttacattttggcaaATTGGCACCACTAACAGTATATGAGCTATTAGTAGTTTTGTTTGGTTGTACAGACAGCTATCAGTGAATTACTTTGATACCtaagaaaactttaaaacatgaTTCTAAAGCAAATTCTGCAGTTATGAGTACAGGGTACATTTTAACCAATACTTTTCGGCAAATTTCCATGACTATGAATTCCTGAAAATCTCAGTCGACATTAtacaataagaataaaaatctgtGTTAACGTTtatcctcagagggttaacaatAAAATGAGTGACAATGTTTGTGGTATACaggttcataaaaaaaaaaatattccataacttttccaaaactttttgggtctttttatttttccaaaacctTTCCAGGCCTGGAATTTGCgtatttcaaatttcaaaaccTATGAACCCTTTGAGTAGTTTTCTGATTTAACAGACATTTGTGAACAAAGGTTTAAAAAGTTATTTGTGTGAGACTAACGGatgaagacaaaaacaaaaccaaccaaactgtgataatgttgttgttgttttacactTCTATTTTATTTCACTACAAAAAAAAGCCATCTCAAGATCACCAGCAAAAGCCGAAGAGCATCCAGTTCATCTCCGCCACAGACTGGACTGTTAGCCaagcaaaagaagaaagaaaagagttaTTTGAGTCCCACTGTCCCCTCTGTCGCACATGCAGCAGAAATGCAACTGTACTGTAAAGCCTCTGCAGaagcgagacattgctaagaacaggtcagaaattaaataaaaaccctAACACAGTACATGgcggaggaaaaaaaagcaactctTCTCTACTGAGGAGACATTTTTATAGAATAGAcactaaaaaaatgtttctacaGCTTAAACTAGCTGATTAACAAAATTACACCACAATGGGTAATAATACTCTAATGATATAatacttaaatatttcaaaagaaacaaacactcTACCCAGAGGTGTGTGACCCAGTCAGGTAATTACTATACACACATTTTAAGGATTTAactgtcttgtttgttttttgtagaaATACAGGAGGCTGTACAATCATGAAATGTTGaccaaattattttttcagTCCAGCATGCATCTCTAGGTGAGCAGGACGTTGCGCAATAACGGCAGACCAGCTGGAACAGGAGCTGGATGTGAATCTTGAGCAGATAAAGGAAGCTTAGCTTTCATGGTTTGAAAAACGGCATGAAGAGCAGCTTGAGGCAGATTTCAGGAGTCATGAAAACCCCAAGCACtaaaccccccctcccctgtgAGTACcctatttctttaaataatagTCTGAGCTATAAAAATCTCAACATCTCATCACCTTACAATCACTGCTTATTACATTAATATTATTGATTACCCCTGCTGTGTACAATCAAGCATGAAAGTCTAGAGTGACTCTCATGATTTCCTCATGAAAATCTCATGATTTATTGTCAGAACAAAGGTTTCAAGAGATTGTCCCTCCAGAAaagttaaatgaaaaatgtgattgtttcactccaaaatgggaaattaaaaatgttgaccTCTTCTGGTTTTCAAGTGGAAATGCATAGCAGGATATTTTATTGTTTCTCTAGGGCTTGTCACACGTGGCTCTCGTAAAACACCTGGCAGGGGGGGGTATCGTTTGCGGCTGTCGCTTCGGGTGCAGCCTGGTCGGTGTCCTGCTCGCCCTCGCCCTCGGCCTCAGGCTGCTCCTCGGGGTCAAGAGGAGCGAGtggtgggggggaggagggggaaggCGAGGAGGGTGTGGCCTCCGGCTGAGGTGGCTCTTCGATGCTGCAGTAACCCTCGATGGCGAGCTGGGGGTGGACCGACACCTGGATGGCGATGTGCTGTGGCTGCTCGTGAACTGAGGAGTTCTCCGAGTCAGCGGCGGGGGATTCGCTGCGCTCCCTCTCCTGCCCTCGCTGTCTCTCACGCTCCCTCTCCTGCAGGATGGAGAAGATGTCTCTTGGCCCAATGGCCCTGCTCACTGTGTCGCGGCATCCCTCGGGCGCTTGTCTGACAAAGGTGTGCCTCATCTCCTCCACGCCCACCACCTCCAGGATCTCCTCCATGAAGGTGCGACAATTCATAATAAGTGGCGGCAGCGGAATGCTGCGAGCCAGTTCCTCGATGTACCGCGCAAACTCCATGGTCTTGAACTGCGTCACCTTGGCCAACTCCAGCGTCTTGGCCGAGGTGATGATGGGAATTCGCTTGGCTATCTCAAAGGCCTTCTGCAGCTTTTCGGCGCCCTCGGTACGGAAGAATTCATTGATGGCTTTCTCGGTCTTCTTCAGGTGGCTGCTCATCATGCAGAGGCGTGTGATGTTCAGGGCCATAATGATGGTGAAGGTCACCAGACAAACCACCATGTAATACACGCCCATGTCACCATTGGTGAAGATCACCCGCAGCGTCACTGTGCAGTTGGAACTGCCGTGCACGTTGGACGCCATGCAGGTGTACTTTCCACGGTCTGCAAACTCGATGCTGGTGATGTTTAAAACACCAGTGTCCAGCAGCCACCACTTATCCCCTGCAGAAAGAATCGGAGAAAGTCACAATACATAAAGCACtgcgtaacaaaacaaaaaacggacaaataaataaagaaactatGGTTTATAACAACTTGGGATTTGTTGTTTCCGTAGCTCTTTATCTTCTGCTTACGTGTATCTGACTTTTTTACCACTAGACATATTTTTTGCGAATGTTCTCACAGAGAGCTCATGAAATGAGACTCATGATCTCATAATGATTGCATTCACCAAGTGAATGCAATCATTATCATAACTGATGACGCCAATGCTATAACAAATAAACCTGAGTTGCAATAAACCTTTACCTACAGGTTTTAACCCGCTACTCTTTGACAAATTCTCAAAGCAGTACAAATACAACAGCCAGTCCATTACTTGTGGTACTATGTGGTGAAAAATT comes from Etheostoma spectabile isolate EspeVRDwgs_2016 chromosome 19, UIUC_Espe_1.0, whole genome shotgun sequence and encodes:
- the mfap3l gene encoding microfibrillar-associated protein 3-like — encoded protein: MTESPSPWVTHRQFQKMHWASGYVILVLVFLIASHTNGALSLDTDGNRTEPGNVTDSGFVPVVFTKVGQIIAREGKSALIDCNVTGEPFPSVQWFNSHGDRLDTEMNGDKWWLLDTGVLNITSIEFADRGKYTCMASNVHGSSNCTVTLRVIFTNGDMGVYYMVVCLVTFTIIMALNITRLCMMSSHLKKTEKAINEFFRTEGAEKLQKAFEIAKRIPIITSAKTLELAKVTQFKTMEFARYIEELARSIPLPPLIMNCRTFMEEILEVVGVEEMRHTFVRQAPEGCRDTVSRAIGPRDIFSILQERERERQRGQERERSESPAADSENSSVHEQPQHIAIQVSVHPQLAIEGYCSIEEPPQPEATPSSPSPSSPPPLAPLDPEEQPEAEGEGEQDTDQAAPEATAANDTPPCQVFYESHV